A genomic stretch from Patescibacteria group bacterium includes:
- a CDS encoding septum formation initiator family protein has protein sequence MLDFQQKKKLRKAMYSKVVLFILSIVALFLGNATWNVYQKYSEARQNEEIVSNEIQKLQERERDLSVDIARLNTERGVEEELRKRFGVAKKGEEVMVIVEPTVLDGQNIVDNEGQKKGFWRSLFYVFTGGE, from the coding sequence ATGTTAGACTTCCAGCAAAAAAAGAAATTACGCAAAGCGATGTACTCAAAAGTGGTGCTATTCATATTGAGTATCGTTGCTCTGTTTCTGGGGAATGCGACATGGAATGTCTATCAGAAATACAGTGAAGCGCGGCAGAACGAAGAGATCGTCTCAAACGAAATTCAAAAGCTACAAGAGCGGGAACGTGACCTTTCTGTTGACATAGCGCGACTGAATACTGAGCGGGGCGTTGAGGAAGAATTGCGGAAACGGTTTGGGGTTGCCAAGAAAGGGGAAGAAGTGATGGTCATCGTTGAACCGACCGTTCTTGATGGGCAAAATATTGTCGACAATGAAGGGCAAAAAAAAGGATTTTGGCGTTCTCTCTTCTATGTGTTTACCGGTGGCGAGTGA
- the lepA gene encoding translation elongation factor 4, translating into MKNIRNFTIIAHIDHGKSTLADRMLELTGTIEARKMKEQVLDNMDLERERGITIKMQPVRMRYNSHGEEYTLNLIDTPGHIDFSYEVSRALKAVEGSILLVDATQGVQAQTLTVLAMARELGLVIIPVISKIDSPLARIEEVRGEVAKLLECDNSSIFEVSGKTGQGVEKLLEEVIARIPPPHEAFPGTDSARALIFDFQYSNHKGVIVFVRVLDGTIAKGSLLTLIQTKEHFGAIETGIFSPAPIPKDSLSAGEIGYIITGIKKAGAASVGDTITLTKAPLPALPGYMNPRPVVWASIYTESQDDFPLLRSALGKLKLSDPSLSYEEETSGTLGRGFRCGFLGMLHLEIISERLRREFDLDLVVATPSITYEVEYLDGKKKIVYSPALFPDHGTYKEVREPWVSARIITPGTYLGGIMQILHDHEAEMGNSETFGDNRVSLEVVMPLRELMRNFFDEMKSVSSGFASLAYEIIDSRKADVARLDILVAEEVMPAFSRVVSSRRAEEEAKEAVGRLYKVLPRQLFVVKIQGKVLGRIVASETISALRKDVTAKLYGGDITRKMKLLEKQKKGKKRMKQGGKVHIPQEVFLKMIRGGNDS; encoded by the coding sequence ATGAAGAATATAAGAAATTTCACCATTATTGCCCACATTGATCACGGCAAATCAACGCTTGCTGACCGCATGCTTGAGCTGACGGGCACGATTGAGGCGCGCAAAATGAAAGAGCAGGTCTTGGACAATATGGACCTTGAGCGCGAGCGCGGCATCACCATCAAGATGCAGCCGGTGCGTATGCGTTACAATTCCCATGGAGAAGAATATACGCTCAATCTTATTGATACGCCCGGACACATTGATTTTTCATACGAGGTATCCCGCGCGCTCAAAGCGGTGGAGGGATCCATTCTCTTGGTGGATGCCACGCAAGGCGTGCAAGCCCAGACATTGACCGTGCTTGCAATGGCACGCGAGCTGGGACTTGTCATTATTCCTGTTATCTCCAAAATTGATTCACCCCTTGCTCGCATAGAAGAAGTGAGAGGGGAGGTCGCGAAACTCTTGGAATGCGATAACTCCTCCATTTTTGAAGTATCCGGCAAGACCGGACAGGGGGTAGAAAAGCTTTTGGAGGAGGTCATCGCGCGCATACCGCCCCCGCATGAAGCATTTCCGGGGACAGACAGCGCACGAGCGCTTATCTTTGATTTCCAATATTCAAACCACAAAGGCGTTATTGTTTTTGTGAGAGTGTTGGACGGCACGATTGCCAAAGGATCCTTACTTACACTCATTCAGACAAAAGAGCATTTTGGAGCGATCGAGACAGGAATTTTTTCTCCCGCCCCAATCCCGAAAGACTCATTATCTGCGGGAGAGATCGGTTACATAATAACGGGGATAAAAAAAGCGGGGGCCGCGTCGGTGGGAGATACGATTACATTGACCAAAGCGCCCCTCCCGGCCCTTCCCGGATATATGAACCCGCGGCCTGTCGTGTGGGCGTCCATTTATACGGAGAGTCAGGATGATTTTCCGCTCCTTCGGAGTGCTCTCGGAAAACTTAAATTATCAGATCCGTCGCTTTCGTACGAGGAAGAAACGTCAGGGACGCTCGGCCGCGGTTTCCGGTGCGGTTTTTTGGGTATGCTTCATCTGGAGATTATCTCGGAACGTTTGAGAAGGGAATTTGACCTGGATCTCGTGGTTGCAACCCCGTCTATCACATACGAGGTGGAATATCTGGACGGCAAGAAAAAAATAGTTTATTCTCCCGCTTTATTTCCCGACCACGGAACATACAAAGAAGTGCGCGAGCCGTGGGTTTCGGCGCGTATCATTACTCCCGGTACATATTTGGGCGGAATCATGCAAATACTCCATGACCATGAAGCGGAAATGGGGAATTCGGAAACGTTCGGCGATAATCGTGTTTCCCTTGAGGTAGTTATGCCGCTTCGGGAGCTTATGCGGAACTTTTTTGATGAGATGAAAAGTGTTTCTTCGGGATTTGCGTCCCTCGCCTATGAGATCATAGATTCACGAAAGGCGGACGTGGCACGGCTTGATATTTTGGTTGCCGAGGAGGTTATGCCGGCATTTTCCCGCGTAGTGTCTTCGCGCCGTGCCGAAGAAGAAGCCAAAGAAGCGGTAGGGCGCCTCTATAAAGTGCTTCCTCGCCAATTATTTGTCGTAAAGATCCAGGGCAAAGTGCTTGGACGCATCGTCGCTTCAGAGACGATCTCCGCACTGCGAAAAGATGTGACGGCAAAGCTCTACGGAGGTGATATTACGCGAAAAATGAAATTGCTTGAAAAACAAAAAAAGGGAAAGAAAAGAATGAAGCAAGGAGGCAAGGTACACATTCCCCAAGAGGTGTTCCTGAAGATGATCCGAGGAGGGAACGACAGCTAA
- the murJ gene encoding murein biosynthesis integral membrane protein MurJ produces the protein MVQRILNIFNKEFTGLHQAAYLLGAFALLSQVLALFRDRLLAHVFGASTTLDVYYAAFRIPDFIYISIASFVSITVLIPFLVEKIDQNSEYGGERARAFLSDVFSFFFLTILFVSGVAFFMAPFLAGFIVPGFSLEEKKIFVDLTRILLVSPVLLGISSLLGSVTQTYRKFFVYAGAPVLYNLGIITGIIFFFPLFGVVGMVMGVIFGALLHLLVQFPVVMKHGLVPRFKWHMNFSDIKRVVVLSLPRTIALSSNHISLIALIALASYMVEGSIAVFNFSFNLQSVPLSIIGVSYSVAAFPTLTRLFSNGERMKFAEHIVAATRHIVFWTTPAIILFIVLRAQIVRTILGSGEFDWSDTRLTAAALAVFSVSILAQALVLLFVRGYYAAGRTKIPLVMNTFSSALIIIFGFVFMKMFQTNEMFRYFMESLLRIDDIPGSAIVMLPLAYSMGMIINATLLGLFFSRDFKEFSLSLKRVFAHIFAASVIMGFVAYRFLSVFGNMFDINTFWGIFLQGLFAGGLGVVACIVVLKMLGNRELEEVSANLKRRLFKVRVIAPDQEEL, from the coding sequence GTGGTTCAAAGAATTTTAAACATTTTCAATAAAGAGTTTACAGGGCTTCACCAAGCGGCATACCTGCTCGGTGCCTTTGCGCTCCTTTCCCAAGTGCTCGCGCTTTTCCGCGACAGACTACTCGCGCATGTCTTTGGAGCAAGCACTACCTTGGATGTGTATTATGCGGCATTTCGTATCCCTGATTTCATTTATATTTCAATTGCTTCGTTTGTGTCCATTACGGTTCTCATACCGTTTTTGGTGGAAAAAATAGACCAGAATTCAGAATATGGAGGGGAGCGCGCCCGTGCGTTCTTGAGCGACGTGTTCAGTTTCTTTTTTCTCACCATTCTTTTTGTAAGCGGGGTCGCTTTTTTCATGGCACCGTTCCTTGCGGGTTTTATTGTTCCGGGATTCTCCCTGGAAGAGAAAAAAATATTCGTTGATCTGACAAGGATCCTCTTGGTATCACCGGTACTGCTCGGTATTTCAAGTCTCTTGGGGTCCGTCACGCAGACATACCGGAAATTTTTTGTATATGCCGGAGCGCCGGTTCTGTATAATCTGGGCATCATTACGGGAATTATATTTTTTTTCCCGTTATTTGGCGTTGTCGGCATGGTGATGGGCGTTATTTTCGGAGCCCTCCTGCATCTTCTGGTTCAATTTCCCGTGGTCATGAAACACGGGCTCGTTCCGCGATTTAAATGGCACATGAACTTCTCCGACATAAAGCGAGTGGTGGTATTATCACTGCCGCGCACCATTGCTCTTTCATCCAATCACATCTCCCTGATCGCACTCATTGCCCTTGCCTCATACATGGTGGAAGGATCCATCGCTGTTTTTAACTTTTCTTTCAATCTTCAGTCGGTACCGCTCTCTATCATCGGGGTTTCATATTCTGTCGCGGCGTTCCCGACATTGACCAGACTTTTTTCAAACGGGGAACGAATGAAATTCGCGGAACATATTGTAGCCGCGACAAGGCACATCGTGTTTTGGACAACCCCCGCCATTATTCTCTTTATTGTTCTTCGCGCGCAGATCGTGCGAACCATTCTGGGCTCCGGAGAATTTGACTGGTCAGATACCCGTCTCACGGCGGCGGCGCTTGCCGTGTTCTCGGTTTCCATACTGGCGCAGGCGCTCGTGCTTTTGTTCGTGAGAGGATACTACGCGGCGGGAAGAACAAAAATTCCGCTCGTGATGAATACTTTTTCATCGGCGTTGATCATCATATTTGGTTTTGTGTTCATGAAAATGTTTCAAACAAACGAGATGTTCCGCTATTTTATGGAATCCCTTTTGCGAATTGACGACATTCCCGGAAGCGCAATCGTCATGTTGCCGCTGGCATATTCAATGGGGATGATCATAAACGCCACTCTGTTGGGACTGTTTTTCAGCAGAGATTTTAAGGAGTTCTCTCTTTCTTTGAAACGAGTCTTTGCGCACATCTTTGCGGCGTCGGTCATTATGGGTTTTGTGGCATACCGCTTTCTCTCGGTGTTTGGCAACATGTTTGATATCAACACGTTCTGGGGTATTTTCCTGCAGGGACTTTTTGCCGGAGGGCTTGGTGTTGTTGCCTGCATCGTAGTTCTCAAGATGCTCGGGAACAGAGAACTGGAAGAAGTGAGCGCCAACCTCAAACGCCGTCTCTTTAAGGTGCGTGTCATTGCGCCTGATCAGGAGGAACTGTAA
- a CDS encoding tetratricopeptide repeat protein: protein MNKQNNSFFPLDAIALGLLIIATFLLPVFFLSTNSFSVDFAKGGLLAILVSLSFFLWLIARLREGVLAIPKSFILFSMGVVTAVFLASSLFSPAVKISLLGLGHETGTFAVFLVLFLLMFLSSVFFQNMDKILYVYSALVMSAFVLALYQGARLIFGIDFLSFNTFTSSAANLFGKYNDMALFFGLTAVFSQVTLQLLTLRGSMKVILHALLFASLFFLALANFSLAWILVGTFSVVILVYGLSFERRRAQETSDVPTAVNHIPFTPLAVAIVSLLFLLPGNLGNILSTSLGISQVEVRPSWEATLEITSRTLSLNPVLGIGPNRFEQQWFFLKPDGINDTPFWDTGFAFGIGMIPTFATTLGIAGILAWMLFLLSFLYTGAKALVTPHKDRITNYFIFSSLLLALYLWIVAVFYVPNIVNLSLAFLFTGIFVAMFIKGGLAKNYRVSAIDNPRIGFIIVLLLIIMIVASAVLEYFFVQRFLSVHTFSKGVTTFNVSGDINTAESHMLRAKELYEYDLYLRSLSELQTARLSNILSTSDVSEDVLRAQFQNALGEAIAYARRATEVDATNYLNWVSLGNVYASVVSLNIEGAYDNALAAYEKALERNPKSPALYLTLARLEVARGNIETARARIEESLAQKQDYAQAIFFLSQIEANEGNIKAAIESTERASLIAPNDIGVFFQLGFLKYKDGNYGGAIAALERAVTLNPVYANAKYFLGLSYDQVGRREDAITQFEGIEQLNPENSEVKKILKNLRGDREPFTDVAPPLPLPEKRDTLPIEGE from the coding sequence ATGAATAAACAGAATAATTCATTTTTTCCCTTAGACGCGATTGCTCTCGGCTTACTCATCATCGCAACGTTCCTGCTTCCTGTTTTCTTCCTCTCCACCAACAGTTTTTCCGTTGATTTTGCCAAAGGGGGTCTTTTGGCGATACTGGTCTCCCTCTCTTTTTTCTTGTGGCTCATTGCGCGCTTACGAGAAGGGGTACTTGCCATTCCGAAGAGTTTCATTCTCTTCAGTATGGGCGTCGTCACCGCGGTATTTCTTGCTTCATCCTTGTTTTCTCCCGCAGTGAAAATCTCACTGCTTGGGCTTGGTCATGAGACGGGAACTTTTGCCGTTTTCCTTGTCTTATTCTTGCTTATGTTTCTTTCCTCCGTATTTTTCCAAAACATGGACAAGATACTGTACGTTTATTCGGCTCTCGTGATGTCTGCTTTTGTATTGGCATTGTATCAAGGCGCTCGCCTCATATTCGGTATTGATTTTCTTTCATTTAATACTTTCACTTCTTCCGCCGCCAACCTCTTTGGGAAATATAACGACATGGCTCTCTTTTTTGGGCTTACGGCAGTTTTTTCGCAAGTGACGCTTCAGTTGCTCACACTCCGCGGCAGTATGAAGGTAATCCTTCACGCCCTCCTCTTCGCCTCTTTGTTTTTCCTTGCTCTTGCCAATTTCTCCCTTGCATGGATATTGGTGGGGACATTTTCCGTAGTGATCCTCGTCTACGGACTCTCGTTTGAGAGAAGGCGTGCGCAAGAGACAAGCGATGTTCCCACAGCGGTCAACCACATACCATTTACCCCTCTTGCCGTCGCGATCGTTTCTCTTTTATTCTTGTTGCCGGGTAATCTTGGAAATATATTAAGTACGAGCCTCGGTATTTCGCAGGTTGAAGTGCGACCCTCGTGGGAAGCAACACTTGAAATTACTTCACGCACGCTTTCTCTCAATCCGGTGCTTGGGATTGGTCCGAACAGGTTTGAACAGCAGTGGTTTTTCTTGAAACCGGACGGCATCAACGATACGCCCTTTTGGGATACGGGATTTGCGTTTGGTATCGGCATGATACCAACCTTTGCGACAACGCTTGGTATAGCGGGAATCCTTGCGTGGATGCTGTTCCTGCTCTCATTTTTATATACGGGCGCAAAAGCGCTCGTTACTCCGCATAAGGACAGGATCACCAACTACTTCATTTTCTCATCCCTTTTGTTGGCTCTCTACTTATGGATCGTGGCGGTGTTTTATGTCCCTAATATCGTCAATCTGAGTCTCGCTTTTCTGTTTACGGGAATATTCGTGGCAATGTTCATTAAAGGGGGCCTGGCAAAAAACTACAGAGTATCAGCCATTGATAATCCCAGAATCGGTTTTATCATAGTCCTTCTCTTGATCATCATGATCGTTGCGTCTGCCGTTTTGGAATACTTCTTCGTACAGCGGTTTCTTTCCGTGCATACGTTCAGCAAAGGAGTTACGACATTTAATGTGAGCGGGGATATCAATACCGCAGAATCACATATGCTGCGCGCCAAGGAACTCTACGAGTATGACCTGTATCTCCGCTCGCTTTCCGAGCTGCAAACCGCGCGTTTAAGCAACATTCTTTCCACAAGCGACGTGAGCGAAGACGTATTGCGCGCGCAGTTTCAGAATGCGCTCGGCGAAGCCATCGCCTATGCGCGCCGGGCAACCGAAGTGGATGCCACCAACTATTTAAACTGGGTATCACTCGGAAATGTCTACGCTTCCGTTGTTTCGCTTAATATTGAAGGCGCGTACGACAACGCACTTGCCGCCTACGAGAAAGCATTGGAAAGAAATCCCAAGAGTCCGGCGCTCTATCTCACTCTCGCGCGTCTCGAGGTTGCGCGCGGCAATATTGAAACAGCGCGCGCACGCATAGAAGAATCACTCGCGCAGAAGCAGGACTACGCGCAAGCGATCTTCTTTCTTTCGCAGATCGAGGCAAACGAAGGAAACATCAAAGCGGCAATTGAATCCACGGAGCGCGCGTCTTTGATCGCCCCGAACGATATCGGCGTGTTCTTCCAGCTCGGATTTTTGAAATACAAAGACGGAAATTATGGCGGAGCTATTGCGGCGCTTGAACGCGCGGTCACGCTTAACCCTGTGTACGCGAATGCGAAATATTTCTTGGGATTAAGCTATGACCAGGTAGGGAGAAGAGAGGATGCGATCACTCAATTTGAAGGTATTGAACAGCTCAATCCGGAAAACAGCGAGGTGAAGAAGATTCTCAAGAACTTGCGGGGGGATAGAGAGCCATTCACAGACGTGGCACCCCCGCTTCCTCTGCCGGAAAAACGGGACACATTGCCAATAGAAGGAGAATGA
- a CDS encoding ATP cone domain-containing protein has protein sequence MVKGVEAAKNITKLLKRVKKRDGTVVSFDITRISDAVGKAMKVTGEGNEFDAHRIAEKVVLHLYKSNIKDSLYTPLVEEIQDTVERELIWEDFADTAKAYILYREKRAQARAEGIAVPEHVRKLTEESSKYFRNQLAEFVFYRTYARWIENEGRRETWIETVDRYMDFMKENLGKKLEPKEYKEVREAILNHEAMPSMRLLQFAGPATRRTNVCAYNCSFIAPTKLQDFGEIMYILMCGTGAGFAAESYNVQQLPQIKFQTSKKLPTHVIPDTKEGWADSLVYGMKTWFGGKDVDFDFGKLRAAGAKLKTMGGRSSGPEPLRSVLSFTRAKILNKQGRRLSNIDVHDIICKIGEVVVAGGVRRSALISLSDLDDVKMRDAKKGQFYLTEPQRSMANNSAVYMEKPTNEEFLDEWIALMKSGSGERGIFNRGSLHKTLPERRLKALKGDVRPIGTNPCGEILLQSKQFCNLSEVVARPEDTKESLLRKIRVATILGTYQSTLTYFPYLSKEWKENCEKERLLGVSITGQWDSPVARDPEVLAKLKEETIKVNKKYAERFGTNQSTCITAVKPSGTLSQLVDSSSGMHPRHSEYYIRRVRIAAHDPLFAMMKEQGVLYYPEVGQSMETANTYVIEFPVKAPAHSIFKDHLSAFDQLDHWKKVKQSYTEHNPSITISVGENEWVGVANWLYENWDLIGGLSFLPRDNHVYQLAPYEAIDKKRYDEMVKRFGTIDFSKIVLHEKSDATEVKKELACVAGVCEI, from the coding sequence ATGGTCAAAGGCGTGGAGGCAGCGAAAAATATCACGAAGCTCTTAAAAAGGGTCAAAAAACGAGACGGCACTGTTGTCTCGTTTGATATCACAAGAATTTCCGACGCCGTTGGGAAAGCGATGAAAGTTACCGGGGAAGGAAACGAATTTGACGCGCACCGGATCGCTGAAAAAGTGGTGCTGCACCTTTATAAATCCAACATCAAAGACAGCCTCTACACTCCTTTGGTGGAAGAGATCCAAGACACGGTGGAGCGTGAGCTCATTTGGGAGGATTTTGCCGATACCGCAAAGGCGTATATCTTGTACCGCGAGAAAAGAGCGCAAGCGCGCGCGGAAGGGATCGCTGTTCCCGAGCACGTGCGAAAACTTACCGAAGAGAGCAGTAAATATTTTCGCAACCAACTTGCCGAGTTTGTTTTCTATCGCACCTATGCGCGATGGATTGAAAATGAGGGGCGACGCGAGACATGGATAGAAACCGTGGATCGCTACATGGACTTCATGAAAGAAAATCTTGGTAAAAAGCTCGAGCCGAAAGAATACAAAGAAGTACGCGAAGCGATTCTCAATCATGAAGCGATGCCGTCCATGCGACTACTTCAGTTTGCGGGACCTGCCACGCGCAGAACAAATGTGTGCGCCTACAACTGTTCGTTCATCGCGCCCACTAAACTGCAGGATTTTGGCGAGATCATGTATATTTTGATGTGCGGTACGGGCGCCGGATTTGCCGCCGAGAGTTATAACGTACAGCAGCTTCCGCAGATCAAATTCCAGACGAGCAAAAAATTACCGACTCATGTTATTCCGGACACGAAAGAAGGGTGGGCTGATTCGCTCGTGTATGGCATGAAGACGTGGTTTGGCGGCAAAGACGTGGACTTTGATTTTGGGAAGCTCCGCGCGGCGGGTGCGAAATTAAAGACCATGGGCGGGCGCTCTTCCGGACCCGAACCTCTGCGAAGCGTGCTCTCCTTTACGCGCGCGAAGATACTGAATAAACAAGGAAGAAGACTCTCCAATATTGATGTACACGATATTATCTGCAAGATTGGCGAAGTTGTTGTTGCCGGCGGCGTGCGCAGAAGCGCGCTTATCTCTCTTTCCGATCTTGACGACGTGAAGATGCGTGACGCGAAGAAAGGCCAGTTCTATTTGACGGAACCGCAACGCTCTATGGCGAACAACTCTGCCGTATACATGGAAAAGCCAACGAATGAGGAATTTCTGGACGAATGGATCGCGCTTATGAAAAGCGGTTCAGGCGAACGTGGTATTTTCAACAGGGGGAGTTTGCACAAAACGCTCCCCGAACGCCGCTTGAAGGCACTCAAGGGGGATGTGCGACCTATCGGCACCAACCCTTGCGGCGAGATATTGCTGCAGTCAAAGCAGTTTTGCAACCTCTCGGAGGTAGTCGCTCGTCCCGAAGATACCAAGGAATCTTTACTTCGGAAGATACGAGTCGCCACCATTTTGGGCACCTATCAGTCAACATTGACGTATTTTCCTTACCTTTCAAAAGAGTGGAAAGAGAATTGCGAGAAAGAACGACTACTCGGTGTCTCCATCACGGGGCAGTGGGACTCTCCGGTAGCGCGTGATCCGGAGGTATTGGCGAAACTCAAAGAGGAAACGATCAAAGTAAATAAAAAGTACGCAGAGCGTTTTGGCACCAATCAATCAACATGCATCACGGCTGTGAAGCCTTCAGGCACGCTTTCACAGCTTGTGGATTCCTCTTCAGGCATGCACCCGCGACATTCCGAATACTATATTCGCCGAGTGCGCATCGCCGCTCATGATCCGCTTTTCGCCATGATGAAAGAGCAGGGGGTTTTGTACTATCCCGAGGTTGGACAGTCAATGGAAACGGCAAATACCTATGTGATTGAATTTCCGGTCAAGGCGCCCGCACATTCCATCTTTAAAGATCACTTGTCGGCTTTTGACCAGCTTGACCACTGGAAAAAAGTGAAACAAAGTTATACCGAGCACAACCCTTCCATCACTATCTCGGTTGGAGAAAACGAATGGGTGGGAGTAGCCAACTGGCTTTATGAGAACTGGGATCTAATCGGCGGTCTTTCATTCCTCCCGCGTGATAATCATGTCTATCAGCTTGCGCCGTACGAGGCCATTGATAAGAAGCGATATGATGAAATGGTGAAGCGCTTCGGCACAATTGATTTTTCAAAGATCGTTCTCCACGAAAAGTCCGACGCCACGGAAGTGAAAAAAGAACTTGCTTGTGTTGCCGGCGTGTGCGAGATATAG